A genomic window from Bacillus sp. BGMRC 2118 includes:
- a CDS encoding LysM peptidoglycan-binding domain-containing protein codes for MMVFFFWAQSHETFKKTVPSNCMNNKNVHQGESQMKKGILAMVVGCILSFGIIGTQHAEAATIVSVKKGDTLYSISNKYNMTVEELRLANSLTSNIIYVGKILKVKDSNEIVVKRGDTLYSLAKEHKTSVEKLKEMNKLTTNTIYIGQLLKVKTELTITIQKGDTLYNLAKRYNTSVQKLKEMNNLKSNTIYIGQSLKVPN; via the coding sequence ATGATGGTCTTTTTTTTTTGGGCTCAATCTCATGAAACTTTCAAGAAAACTGTGCCGTCAAATTGTATGAACAACAAAAACGTACATCAGGGGGAAAGTCAGATGAAAAAAGGAATATTGGCTATGGTAGTAGGATGCATACTGTCATTTGGAATAATCGGTACCCAACATGCCGAGGCTGCGACTATTGTTTCAGTAAAAAAAGGTGACACATTATATTCTATTTCCAATAAATACAACATGACAGTAGAAGAATTAAGATTAGCTAACAGCTTAACTTCAAACATCATCTATGTTGGGAAGATTTTGAAGGTGAAAGATTCAAACGAGATTGTTGTAAAAAGAGGGGATACACTTTACTCTCTTGCTAAGGAGCATAAAACCTCAGTTGAGAAATTAAAGGAAATGAACAAATTAACTACCAATACCATCTATATTGGTCAACTATTAAAAGTAAAAACGGAACTCACCATTACCATTCAAAAAGGTGATACATTATACAATCTAGCAAAAAGATACAATACAAGTGTTCAAAAATTAAAAGAAATGAACAATCTGAAATCCAATACAATCTATATCGGACAAAGTCTAAAAGTTCCCAACTAA
- a CDS encoding carboxypeptidase M32, which produces MKNIEQVEKQFLDHVKKMSAYSEAIGLIHWDLRTGAPKNGVEQRSEVLGVLSSEVFSLSTSKEMEEYLQILSTPESQEKLSEVTRKSVEECKKNYERNKKIPAEEYREYVVLQSKAESIWETAKANSDFALFQPYLEKLVDYNKKFIEYWGYEGNKYNTLLDDYEPGVTVEVLDRVFGQLREKIVPLVSAIADSSHKPNTDFLFQVFPKEQQREFSLAVLKELGYDFDSGRLDETVHPFATGLNPGDVRVTTKYDEHDFRSAVFGTIHECGHALYEQNISKELIGTPLCGGTSMGIHESQSLFYENFVGRNKHFWTKNYELFKKYANGQFDNVALEDFYRAINESKPSLIRIEADELTYALHIMVRYEIEKGLFNDEIEVKDLPEIWNNKMEEYLGVRPKNDGEGVLQDVHWSGGSFGYFPSYALGYMYAAQMKEAMLKDLPNFDQLVEEGNLVVIREWLTEKIHQHGSMKKPLEILQDVTGEGLNAEYLIRYLEKKYEQIYQL; this is translated from the coding sequence ATGAAAAACATAGAACAAGTAGAGAAACAATTCCTTGATCATGTCAAAAAAATGAGTGCTTATAGTGAAGCAATCGGGTTAATTCATTGGGATTTGCGTACTGGTGCACCGAAAAATGGTGTAGAGCAACGTTCAGAGGTACTAGGTGTACTTTCATCAGAAGTATTTTCGTTATCAACTTCAAAAGAGATGGAGGAGTATTTACAAATCCTATCAACTCCTGAAAGTCAAGAGAAGCTCTCAGAAGTAACTCGTAAATCAGTGGAAGAATGTAAAAAGAATTATGAGCGCAATAAGAAAATTCCAGCAGAGGAATATAGAGAATATGTAGTATTACAATCGAAGGCAGAGTCAATTTGGGAAACGGCAAAGGCAAACTCAGACTTTGCATTGTTCCAGCCTTATTTAGAGAAGTTGGTAGACTATAATAAGAAGTTTATCGAATATTGGGGATATGAGGGAAACAAGTATAACACGTTACTTGATGACTATGAGCCCGGAGTAACTGTCGAGGTATTAGATCGGGTATTTGGTCAACTAAGAGAAAAAATTGTACCACTTGTCAGTGCTATTGCAGATTCATCACATAAGCCTAATACTGACTTTCTATTTCAAGTATTCCCAAAAGAGCAGCAACGTGAGTTTAGTTTAGCTGTATTAAAGGAATTAGGATATGATTTTGATTCTGGCCGATTGGATGAAACGGTTCATCCATTTGCGACAGGATTAAACCCAGGGGACGTTCGTGTTACGACTAAATATGATGAACATGATTTCAGAAGTGCTGTTTTTGGCACAATCCATGAATGTGGACATGCGTTATATGAACAAAACATCTCAAAAGAATTAATTGGAACACCATTATGTGGTGGTACTTCAATGGGAATACATGAGTCCCAATCATTATTTTATGAGAATTTTGTCGGTCGTAACAAACATTTTTGGACAAAGAATTATGAACTATTCAAGAAATATGCAAATGGTCAATTTGATAATGTAGCATTAGAAGACTTTTATCGTGCAATTAACGAGTCAAAGCCTTCTTTAATTCGTATCGAAGCTGATGAGTTGACCTATGCATTGCATATAATGGTCCGGTATGAAATTGAAAAAGGCCTGTTTAATGATGAAATAGAGGTTAAGGATCTTCCGGAAATCTGGAATAACAAAATGGAAGAATACTTAGGTGTAAGACCGAAGAATGATGGAGAGGGTGTACTTCAGGATGTTCATTGGTCCGGAGGCTCTTTCGGTTATTTCCCTTCCTATGCTTTAGGTTATATGTATGCAGCACAAATGAAGGAAGCAATGCTCAAGGATTTGCCAAACTTCGATCAACTAGTAGAAGAAGGTAATTTAGTTGTGATTCGGGAATGGTTAACAGAGAAGATTCATCAACATGGTAGTATGAAGAAACCATTAGAAATCCTTCAAGATGTAACCGGAGAAGGATTAAATGCTGAATATTTAATTCGTTACCTTGAGAAGAAATATGAACAAATCTATCAATTATAA